From the genome of Tachysurus fulvidraco isolate hzauxx_2018 chromosome 20, HZAU_PFXX_2.0, whole genome shotgun sequence, one region includes:
- the erap1a gene encoding endoplasmic reticulum aminopeptidase 1, with amino-acid sequence MLQIFFIFISLSLVPSTESRDSENTTYVTNDSWFPWKLRLPESVKPIHYNLLIHPNLTFLNFTGSVQIQLDVQQDTELILLHSKNLHISKAAVVLSDNPRLLHVFESEPFEQIALFSQDFTFRKGIHVIQLDFSANLSNSFHGFYKGSYTTRTGDVRALASTQFEPTHARAAFPCFDEPAFKANFSIRIRREPRHISISNMPKLKTVSLAADLLEDHYDMSVKMSTYLVAFIVCDFISISKRSQHGVQISVYTVPEKINQAEYALNTAVTLLDFYDDFFGISYPLPKQDLAAIPDFQSGAMENWGLTTYRESGLLFDPERSSTSTKLGITKVIAHELAHQWFGNLVTMQWWNDLWLNEGFAKFMEFVSTNITYPELQVNDYFLEKCFTAMAVDSLSSSHPISTPVENPAEIREMFDDVSYQKGACVLNMLRDFLTPEVFNLGIIRYLKKHSFQNTVNADLWDSLTNICDSDDFDFGTLNTDGFCTDSKSRASASKWYMEDDLNVKAIMDTWTLQEGFPIITVEVNGREVKLNQERFLKGDDTSKNSSFLWQVPLTYITSSSSSVQRFLLKNRNDVLYLPAEVEWIKFNVDMRGYYIVHYDAMGWEALIRLLQHNHTALSGNDRASLIHDIFQLVKIGKVPLDKALSLSLYLKHETEVMPVTQGFGELVPLYKLMEKRNMAALEYQLKAYLVNLFQGLIDTQTWSDEGSVSERILRNYLLLFACVRRYAPCVSTAQDLFLKWKESGGNMRLPADIRLVVYTEGAQTEEGWDFLMEMYRYTMYPSEKSQIKAALTYSPLAHKLEWLMKQGLVGDVVKTHELPSLLISVSKNPKAYKLAWNFLRANWQELVKKFDLGSSSVSRMVIGVTDQYSTKEMLEEVHSFFSALQADMGAGLRSIQQALESIQENIRWMDKNIPLLKDWLNSHSG; translated from the exons ATGCTACAGATCTTCTTTATCTTCATTTCCCTTTCTCTCGTCCCGTCTACTGAATCCAGAGACTCAGAAAACACCACATATGTTACAAACGATTCCTGGTTTCCATGGAAACTGAGATTACCAGAAAGTGTAAAGCCAATTCATTACAATTTATTAATCCACCCCAACCTGACTTTCCTTAACTTTACTGGAAGTGTCCAGATTCAGCTGGACGTCCAGCAGGACACCGAGCTCATTCTTCTTCACAGCAAGAACCTTCACATCTCTAAAGCAGCTGTTGTGCTGTCTGATAATCCTCGTCTTCTTCACGTCTTTGAGTCCGAACCCTTTGAGCAGATTGCATTGTTTTCTCAGGACTTTACATTTAGAAAAGGCATCCACGTTATCCAGTTAGATTTCTCAGCGAACCTGTCCAACAGTTTTCATGGCTTTTATAAAGGCTCCTACACCACACGGACTGGTGATGTCAG GGCTTTGGCATCCACCCAGTTCGAGCCCACACATGCTCGTGCTGCTTTCCCATGCTTTGATGAACCTGCCTTTAAAGCCAACTTCTCTATTCGTATACGCCGGGAGCCAAGGCATATTTCCATTTCAAACATGCCCAAG ttgaaaaCGGTGTCACTTGCAGCAGACTTGCTGGAGGACCACTATGACATGAGTGTGAAGATGAGCACTTATCTAGTGGCCTTTATTGTTTGTGACTTTATCTCCATCAGTAAGAGAAGTCAGCATGGTGTTCAG ATATCTGTGTACACTGTTCCAGAGAAGATTAACCAGGCAGAATATGCCCTGAACACGGCAGTAACTCTACTTGATTTTTATGATGATTTCTTTGGCATCTCGTATCCACTTCCCAAACAAG ATCTTGCAGCAATTCCAGATTTTCAGTCCGGTGCTATGGAGAACTGGGGCTTGACCACGTATAGAGAATCCGGGCTCCTCTTTGACCCTGAAAGGTCTTCCACGTCTACCAAACTGGGCATCACAAAGGTTATTGCCCACGAGCTTGCTCACCAG TGGTTTGGTAACTTGGTGACGATGCAGTGGTGGAATGACTTGTGGTTAAATGAGGGCTTTGCCAAGTTCATGGAATTTGTATCCACCAACATCACTTATCCTGAGCTGCAAGTG AACGACTACTTCTTAGAGAAGTGTTTCACCGCCATGGCTGTAGATTCTTTAAGCTCCTCGCACCCCATCTCTACCCCGGTAGAAAATCCAGCAGAGATCCGAGAAATGTTTGATGATGTCTCCTATCAGAAG GGGGCTTGTGTTTTGAACATGCTGAGAGATTTTCTGACCCCAGAAGTGTTTAATCTTGGGATTATACGTTACCTGAAGAAACACAGCTTCCAGAATACCGTGAATGCTGATCTCTGGGACAGTCTGACAAAC ATCTGTGACTCAGATGATTTTGACTTTGGGACACTCAACACAGATGGATTCTGCACTGACAGCAAGTCCAGAGCTTCCGCATCT AAATGGTACATGGAGGATGACCTGAATGTGAAAGCTATCATGGACACCTGGACACTGCAGGAGGGTTTCCCTATTATCACTGTGGAGGTTAACGGTCGAGAGGTCAAACTAAACCAGGAGAGGTTCCTTAAAGGGGACGATACATCAAAGAATTCAAG CTTCCTTTGGCAAGTGCCTTTGACCTACATCACCAGCAGCTCCAGCTCTGTCCAGCGTTTTCTTCTGAAAAATAGAAACG ATGTATTGTACTTGCCAGCAGAAGTGGAGTGGATCAAATTCAATGTGGACATGAGAGGTTATTATATTGTCCATTACGACGCTATGGGCTGGGAAGCTTTAATCAGGCTGCTTCAGCATAATCACACAGCTTTAAGTGGGAACGACAGAGCAAGCCTCATTCACGACATCTTCCAGCTGGTGAA AATTGGAAAAGTTCCCCTGGATAAGGCACTGAGCCTGAGTCTGTACCTGAAGCATGAGACTGAGGTAATGCCAGTGACGCAGGGCTTCGGTGAACTCGTCCCGCTTTATAAACTCATGGAAAAGAGAAACATGGCAGCTCTGGAGTACCAGCTGAAG GCCTACTTAGTGAACCTATTCCAGGGACTGATTGATACTCAGACTTGGAGTGATGAGGGCTCAGTGTCAGAAAGGATCTTGCGGAATTACTTGCTTCTCTTTGCCTGTGTGCGGCGTTACGCGCCCTGCGTTAGCACTGCTCAGGATCTTTTCCTTAAGTGGAAGGAGTCAGGTGGCAACATGAG ATTGCCTGCTGATATTCGCTTGGTTGTGTACACTGAGGGTGCTCAAACAGAAGAAGGTTGGGACTTCCTTATGGAAATGTACCGTTACACGATGTATCCGTCGGAAAAGAGTCAGATTAAAGCAGCACTGACCTACAGCCCACTGGCTCACAAGCTAGAGTG GCTAATGAAGCAGGGTCTTGTAGGAGATGTTGTGAAGACCCATGAGCTGCCATCGCTTCTCATTAGTGTCAGTAAAAACCCAAAAGCATACAAACTGGCCTGGAATTTCCTGAGAGCAAACTGGCAAGAACTGGTTAAGAA GTTTGATCTTGGTTCCTCTTCAGTCTCACGTATGGTTATCGGAGTAACCGATCAGTATTCGACCAAGGAGATGCTGGAAGAG GTACACTCTTTCTTCAGTGCGTTGCAGGCAGACATGGGGGCAGGACTGCGTAGCATCCAGCAGGCCCTGGAGAGTATCCAGGAGAATATTCGCTGGATGGATAAAAATATTCCTCTTCTTAAAGACTGGCTGAACAGCCACAGTggatga
- the purbb gene encoding transcriptional activator protein Pur-beta, which translates to MRCRQFHFREFDVNDVLRPLCANTSAGSGRSWLAVVKMADGDSGSERGGGGSSGGGGGGGGGGGGGGFSQFQREQETQELASKRLDIQNKRFYLDVKQNSKGRFIKIAEVGAGGSKSRLTLSMSVAAEFRDYLGDFIEHYAQLGPSSPEQIAQSSGGGPGDDGGPRRALKSEFLVRENRKYYLDLKENQRGRFLRIRQTVNRGPGFGLGGPGGGGAQAGQTIALPAQGLIEFRDALAKLIDDYGGDDEELSGGAGAGAASGGYSELPEGTSIMVDSKRFFFDVGSNKYGVFLRVSEVKPSYRNSITIPFKAWSKFGGAFCRYAEEMKEIQERQRDKMYERRDESEGEDVDDD; encoded by the coding sequence ATGAGATGTCGACAATTCCACTTCCGTGAGTTTGACGTCAACGACGTTCTCCGTCCACTGTGCGCAAACACCAGTGCAGGCAGTGGGAGAAGTTGGCTGGCGGTGGTGAAGATGGCGGATGGAGACAGCGGGAGTGAGCGCGGTGGCGGAGGCAGCAGTGGCGGCGGTGGTGGCGgcggcggaggaggaggaggcggcGGTTTCTCGCAGTTCCAGCGAGAACAAGAGACGCAGGAATTGGCGTCAAAGCGCCTCGACATCCAGAACAAACGTTTCTACCTGGACGTCAAGCAAAACTCCAAGGGCCGCTTCATCAAGATTGCCGAGGTCGGCGCCGGTGGCTCGAAAAGTCGCTTGACCCTCTCCATGTCCGTGGCGGCGGAGTTCCGCGATTACCTCGGTGATTTCATCGAGCATTACGCACAGCTTGGGCCCAGTAGCCCCGAGCAGATCGCGCAGTCCTCAGGGGGAGGCCCAGGAGACGACGGCGGCCCTCGGCGGGCTCTCAAAAGCGAGTTCTTGGTGCGTGAGAACCGTAAATACTACCTGGATCTGAAGGAGAATCAGCGCGGCAGGTTCCTGCGCATCCGACAAACCGTGAATCGGGGGCCGGGCTTTGGTCTCGGAGGCCCAGGCGGCGGCGGAGCGCAAGCGGGCCAAACCATCGCTCTGCCCGCACAAGGCTTAATCGAGTTCCGCGACGCGCTCGCAAAACTCATCGACGATTACGGAGGAGACGACGAGGAGCTGAGCGGCGGTGCCGGGGCTGGTGCGGCCTCCGGCGGTTATAGCGAGTTGCCTGAAGGCACCTCCATCATGGTGGACTCCAAGCGCTTCTTTTTCGACGTCGGTTCTAACAAGTACGGCGTGTTTCTTCGCGTCAGCGAGGTGAAGCCCAGCTACCGGAACTCCATCACGATTCCGTTTAAAGCCTGGAGTAAGTTCGGCGGTGCCTTCTGCCGCTACGCCGAGGAGATGAAGGAGATCCAGGAGAGACAACGCGATAAAATGTACGAGCGGAGAGACGAGTCCGAGGGGGAGGACGTGGATGACGACTGA
- the il1b gene encoding interleukin-1 beta has product MANKELLMLESYFNSDCGFDSDDADFDELDCSDPLAMSGRCDLHKGIRIQVTKEPFSMRSVANVIIALQRMKHTQHVQSTEFTDQDLFTIFMENVIEESIVIDLNCSESKSYSMQDKTVQCTICDKSKRALVRRDKLPILLAITLKGGNEENKAWFNLSAYNPPNCRGNTKGQPVCLGIVKSNLFLSCTMQNDTPFLGIEEVKDKESLKTIKENDGMERFLFLRNGPGDSLNTFESVKYPGWFITTSKDDFKPVQMTHQQTSHLQLFTLHDETVVSQNEF; this is encoded by the exons atggCTAATAAGGAATTGTTAATGCTGGAAAG CTACTTTAACAGCGACTGTGGATTTGACTCAGATGATGCAGATTTTGATGAACTAGACTGCTCTGATCCTTTGGCCATG AGCGGTAGATGTGACCTGCACAAAGGAATCCGTATCCAGGTCACCAAGGAGCCTTTTAGCATGCGCAGTGTTGCTAACGTTATAATCGCTCTGCAGAGGATGAAGCACACTCAACATGTTCAGTCCACAGAGTTCACTGACCAGGACCTCTTCACTATCTTCATGGAGAATGTGATTGAAG AGAGCATAGTGATCGATCTGAATTGTAGTGAATCCAAGAGTTACAGCATGCAGGACAAGACTGTGCAGTGCACAATATGTGACAAGTCTAAAAGGGCCTTGGTGCGAAGAGACAAGCTTCCTATACTGCTGGCCATTACTCTGAAAGGTGGAAATGAAGAGAATAAAG CATGGTTCAATCTCTCAGCCTACAACCCACCAAACTGCAGAGGAAACACAAAAGGCCAGCCTGTGTGTTTGGGGATTGTGAAGAGCAACCTGTTTCTGTCATGTACAATGCAGAATGATACTCCTTTTTTAGGCATAGAG GAGGTAAAAGATAAAGAGAGCCTAAAGACCATCAAGGAGAACGATGGAATGGAGCGCTTCCTTTTCTTGAGAAACGGACCCGGTGACTCGCTGAACACCTTCGAGTCGGTGAAATACCCGGGCTGGTTCATCACCACGTCCAAGGACGACTTTAAGCCAGTGCAAATGACACATCAGCAAACCAGCCACCTGCAGTTGTTCACGCTCCATGATGAGACAGTAGTCTCTCAGAATGAGTTCTGA